aacgtcgaatttcatcaggcacttgaaaactcaccccgagaggtcagtcacattaacgcatatggacggttagcaaacatgtttagctcagcatcagctatgtaatgctaacttagcttgctactagctttgtaactgaatatttgaaaagattagtgaattgcttgcttgctgatttctgattctgaattgttttgcttataagttgtttgcatttagctaaagtgtgatgtttgtcctcatattgcattgcaatagcctgtttaaagtgatcatataacaaacaactaatcagtactgatactgtatgctaatagatataggagtgataataacacagtaagtgctttgaatttcttagatatagctgtgcagtattcttaacagactggatagcagcagacaatagaaggcttattacaaccagaagagacatgagacttttatttttttagagacttgagacttgacttggactcgtgaccaaagacttgagacttgacttggacttgcaaaaaaagaattgtgaacatctctggcaTTTAGCTAATTTTGTGCCAGTAGaaatctctctcttctcttcacagagctcacagcttGCCTGCACgctccaaaggggcgtggccacaGCAGCTCAGGTACATTTAAAGGgccagacccagaatcagcactttagtaacagggctgaaatagaggggtatgaggcatggctacaatgggtgatctgtttggtattttgagcaaaacacttcagagacaagttttgtatagatatggccctataatacattgttcaaatatagcatgatcggTGAGCTTTAAAAGCACGTTTGTCACTCTTACCTATCTGTCTTGATCACATGATACAGGTCAATAAATCACAGTCTATCCTCTTCTTCTGCCGTCTCCTCATCCTCTGAAGTCTTTATGGTTGATTTCTTAGATTTGAACAAAGGAATAATTATGCTTCTAAGGCGTTGACAGTAATAAACCTACACTCACAGATGAAATGGTCTTTGAGAGCCTGCAGGAATTCCATCCAGGCAACCCTTAACCGTGGAAAAACAGGACGGCTTTGAGTCATTGCGTAAATGAGTTAGCCGGTTCATCGACCCTCTGTTTAAATAGACCTGTTGGACTTTCTCCTCCTCCAGTAGCTGCCCACACACCAACCTGAACATTTGTGCAGTTCAGAGTAGAGAGCACGCCACCCCATTGATCATGCACCTGGCTTTCTTCTCACTCATCCTGATAGCCGTACGTATGTCTGTACCGGTGGACTGCTCACCGAGGCCCCGGGGCCCCGAGCAGCTCATACAGCGTCAGCAGAGCAACTTCCCCAGAGAAGCACAGGATGATACAGCTGGACGCTTCTTCCTGGGGACGAGTGGATCAATAAGAAAACATATTCACAGAAACTTTCTGGGTAAGTCTGCATACATCTATTACATACTTATCTTGTTTCATTACAGGTTGTTTTATAGATTCTTAGAAAATAAGTGCTTTTTTTAACAGTAAATGCAATAATTCCTCTGTGAAGTTTAGCTTATTTTATTGTCCAATGCATACTTTGCCATGTCATCAAAACAAGCAAACAGGATTCATAGCAGCAAATGTTCATGACAAAATAATATTCTAAATACACAGTACAAAATAAGATTTTCCCATCTAAAACTAATgagtattttaaaatgtgttttatttttgtatttttccagtTATTTTGCCAGTGCGGACAGATACAAGCAACTTTGTGTCAATATTTGATTTGAGAAGAAAGCGGTTCCTGTGTATGGACTCAAAGGGGGAGCTGTACAACTCTGTGAGTATATATTTTAATGATGCACTTATTTTGAGAGGAAATTAGTGCACCATTAACATTAAAACATTGTGTCTGCTTTTTCTTTACCAAACAGAGGCAAAAGGACAGAGAAGATTGTCTCTTCCAGCGCATTTGGTTAAATCTGTCCAACCAACGTGACGTATTCTACTCCACAAGTGGGGGCCGGCTGCTCAGACTGGAGGCAGCTGAGCTGAGAGGCACTCACCAGGAGCACCCCGGACCCTCCCCCGGCCTGGTGGAGCAGCTCCTGGGTCCCCTGGCGAAGAGACACAGGCGGAGCGAGGGGGTGAACCCCTCTGATCCGCTAAGATCTCAGCCCTCACACTCTGCCACGGATCACCAGGATGTGGATCAGGTGCAGCCGGACCAGGACCAGGCTGGCGCTGTCTCCAAGGAGACCATCACTTCCTGTGACGACCCCCTGAGGGTCCTACAGCCCAACGGGCCCGTCAGTCCTGTCAAGACTAATATTGCAGATCGAGCAGAACAAGAATAAGATACTGACCTTGTGTTCAGTGTGTGAAAAGTCAAGAGGGGCTGCAGGTCTTTATGTTCTAAACGTACGTTGTGCTTGACTGCAGGGGGTTACTTCTTATCCTGCAGGGTCAGTCAGAGACAAACAAAAGGGATTTCAATATTTCACAACTTCTGAAAAATAGAGATAAGATCCTTGAATCTGAATTTTCAAGATTGGTTTCAATGGTACTATAAGGCTTTGTAATGTGCTCCTGTTACATAACAGCAGCTGTACCGATGTGCTGTTTGAACAGCAACGTTCAACATGACCATGCAGAGTTTGGTCCCACGTCCCGCTGACCTCTTCCCGCAGTTAAGATATGGTAATGTTTGTTCTGCATATGTAAAAAATGTGTAATCTGTAGGTAATTCTGCGTTGTTTTTTTACGTACCTGTGTTGATACAGTAAAGCTCCATAACAGGAGTTTAGACAGAAATAGAGCAGGTCAAACTGGAGACGTGAATAATCTGCCACACACTCATGAATACAATGCAATTACGTCAGGTGCCGGACACCAATAGTCACAGTGATGAaaggtatttatttattaaaatgacttcatgtttagcctactgttttattatttatatatttcaagTTGTATTGTTTTGTTCTGATGTGGAAAGAATAAATGTTAACATTTCTGTGGATTGTGTCGGAAGTGCTTTCTTTAGTTGTTGCTTCCAGATGCACCTATATACAGTATGATGAAATAAATTCAATTCTAACAAATTGTTACATTAATGGgctcctattatactatttttaggcatatattataggcctcggaaaatatataaaagacatgtctatgaagtgttttgctcaaaataccaaacagatcacccattagccatgcctcatacccctctatttcagccgtGTTActgaagtgctgattctgggtcagtaGCTGCTGGCCCCGCCCCCTTTGGAGCATGCAGGCACACTGTGAGCTCCTGCAgatacagctaaatgctgccgtgattaaaagccatatcatgttccaaaccacatcgaggattatttctgaaacagtatggagctcaaatgctttttctcttgccggTTAAACCACAagctgagttcctttttttatttcctgctttttacacatgttagcgatgcttgctaatgtaaacaaagaccatactAATTCCAAAAACACGTTGCGTATTGTTTCCggtagcaacgtttctgatagggccgtgggtccacatttccaaTATTATGTCATATcaatcggacgcaaatctggatcagctccgttgtagccccgtttttagagatttgggtacggaggaaaagagagcgttttgttttctgacactttgtgagttcccttacacaccagggacacatattcatgtgtaAAAGACCTTTAAAGAAAAGAAGAACTCAGGCGGCCTTTGCTTTCCTGTAATATTTGCATTTTTATTGAAGTTCATTCTAACAAAATACCAGTAAAAGCTTTATCAAAGGTTCACTGGAACACTTTAAATTATGTTTGCAGAAACAGAACAGAACAACAAATAGCTTGCTGCAGTCCACAACAATCACATGGTGATCAAGCACACAGCAAATTGGTTATGTAAGTGGCAAATATTAGACCAGGAGAAATAATGTAAAACCAAAGATTTAACTGATATGAAGTTGAACTAATGAGGAACAGTGTATGATGAGGAGTTTTATTGGAAACATATCTAAATGTTGGTGAGTATCCACTAAGACTGAACTTTCAAACAGACACATGTAAAAGctatatttattaattatacaAATGTAATAACCAATTTTAGTCTAAGAGCATTATTTGATATAATAAAGTATTTTCAATGATGTAATCACGGCAGTAAGAGCCATTGAATACGTACATTGCTTTGCATACAATCCAGTTCAGTAGTCAATAAATGATTTCAGAGTGGGAGGACCAGTAGAGTGAACATACATGCtacagtaaaacaaatatgGCATGTATGCAGTCTTAAACATTTGCCCTTGCTGACCAAAGTGTTAGTTCCCAACAATGACAGAGTCACTCATTTCCAAAAAGTCAACATGGTAGCAGTTCTGCTCCGTGCTCCTACGTAGGGTCTGTGAGCTTCCGGAGGGTAAATATAGCAACATGGACTCATTAGAGCAGAAGCTGCTACGTTTACAGTAATGAACAGCCAGACAGGAACATAGTGCTAGAAGCATGACTCAGCATTAAATGCATTTTGTTGTATGCTGTGTTCATTTAATATTTGATCCATGTCTTGTAGATTTTAAACTGGATTTCTGAATAATTATTCGAGCATTCTAaattatatttagattttttgAGATTTTAAGAATAGGGATTGTCCCGATTCGATCTCAAAGAATCGAATTGAAGCTGATCAAGGTGTTATTTGTCTGATTAGTATTGCCTTTAAAGATTTCAAACTATTAAACTCCCCCACTCCAGGCTGGGTTTCATAGTATGTGTCTCTAGATACAGAGATTGCATCCTTGCATCATTTTAAAGCTCGGATAGATGAAATGTTATTAGATATCTGTCACTGTGAATAGGTTGCTAATGTATACCCCTGTAACTATGTTGCattgatgtcctttttgttttctgttgtctttatgtgtaaccaatgtgctgcaggtctcccttgaaaaagagatcgttgatctcaatgggattttcccctggttaaataaaggctacaaacaaacaaacaaacaaacaaacaaacagatcTTCCCCCGGCGTCCTTTTTTATATCGATAATGCTACATTGTAAACAAGTTGACGTTAGCAGCAGGTTAAACAAGTAAGGTTCCATGAATTACATTATGAAGAGTTCATGTTCTTTTCAGTTATATTTTTGCTATGagaaacaaatacatttgttgAAAGGATTCACTTTTTCAGCAACTTAAAATGGATATCTTTTCAACTTcgtaacaaaataaatatgcaAAACGTTGAAGTACAGAACATGGGATTTATTGTTATGATTTCCTTCATCCTTGTATTGAATTTGGTATTGCGTATCATGGAATTTCACTGGTATTGGTATGACTCCTTAATATCTGATGTTGTGATTAACTACAAAAACAGAAGTCGAATAACTTGAATGGAGGAAACAATTATCAATAAAGACAGCCTTCAAAATAAACTGCACCTAAATACTTGACCTCTTTTTCTTTGACATTTAACTTGTCAAAACATGCTTTTATTGAACAACTACGAATCACTTCTGAGGTTTGTGTTGAGTCCCTGGAGCTTTCTCCACATTGTGTGGCTCACTTTCCTCTTATCCTCATATTCCTTTCTGTAACACCTCCAGCTGCTTCTACTGCTGCACATGGTCCCCTCGGTGGACGAACACACAGCGGATCCCTGACAGTTTGAACGTGTGTTCCTCCTTTCTCACAGTGATTATGAACCGACACAGACCTGTGTTCGGACTCAATGAGAACACATGTTCTTTGCTAGAACCCGGAGGCACGGAGCAATGTAGCTCGTCCACAAAGAAGCACAGGGCCACACGCATGAGGGCCCCGTGTGTGACCACCAGAGCGTGGACCGGGACCCCCCTCACCCCGTCGTCTGCAGTCCCCTccacaggacttgtttctgctgGAACAGGTGGGCTCGTTTCCTCCACCCCTCTGTCTTGCCAGTGTTCGGCCCCAATTTTCTGGAGCATTTTCTCCACAAACTCTTTGACCCGCTCCTTCACCTGGACAAAGCAAATATCTGTTACGGTATGCTTCTGTTGCATTTCCTTCTACACAAACAGCACACAAGGGAAATCTGTCTGTGTGTTAcactaaatacatttttttattttgtagtagtcaatttattgaacatgttagaaaaacaaacaaacaataattataacaaaaagaagcaaaataaaataaaaactttcaagatgtaaaaaaataaattctCAAATAGTTTCCGTCATGTTCaaaaggggcaagaagaagcttgaaaacgtttctggtcctaccccccTTTAGTGTACATTGTTCATGAAAATAAAAGtgtaggtcatcgtcatcagcaaCCGTGATATTTGATTTAttgttttaaacaaatcatttctttgtacaaaacaaccaaaaacaaataacttTTACATCAACAAGAAATAGCAAGCATCACTTCTCAGGTCCTGCTCATAACCATTCAGGATTTGGTATCGAAATAGTTGTTTTAGTTTAGATAAAGTTGCACAGTATTTCAGCCCATCATAACAGTTAAAGAAAATATTGTATATTCAATTACAACCTTTCCAGTCCAAAATTACACATCCACTTCAGTTTCATCCTGATGCAACACGTAACGTGTTTAGTAAAGCTGGGAGGAGGCCTGAAGGAGACAGTGATTTGGCGCTAGCTGCTTACGTCAGATCTATCTTTGTTTATCAGCATTATCATCGTGATGTGCTGCTCACCTACTGGGCTGGGCCAGAGTTAAAGATCTAAAAGATGAAGCCTGACGAGAATGTTTTTAAATAGAACATCCCTCACTCCTTACGCCCCCTCACGCCCACATGTCGTTACTTTTGAATCAGGCGCTGTGACGAACACTCTGCAGTTGTTTGAGGAAGAGCATGTACTTTGATACTAAGTGGCAAAATATATACACTCATGTGGATGCAAAGGGACTCTGAGAGGGCATGATACCTCCATGCAGAGGTTTGGTTTAACTAAGGAGATGAGTGTTTGCTGCCACCTGGTGGTAGTGTGTGTATATTGAATCAGATTGGATtcgtataatcagtttaaaggGACCTAAAGgtcgcattcacacctaatagtccgcttctctggtgcgcaccagactgttgtctgtttcatttttcagaaggttcggtttgcgttcacacaggCACAATTCAGCCGGACTatgtcatgtgctcggaaatgctgttcaacaattggtcagacattaagggggtaaaaacgcgaatcccggcaatttctaccagAGTCTCCGCCATGGGGCATCGGCAGGTTATTTTCATGCTGTTGTTAATCTGGAGAGCATATCATCAGCAATGGCGCataataatcagacaacgtgcgatacaaaacattataacacatataatgagagacgttctgcagtaaggagggggTTTCACCGACGGCAGGTGGCTCTGACTTTTATGTATAGTTTTTAGTTTGATAgttgtttttactttacacaacactgttcaacacttcattctgcttcgCTCTTTCGCTAACGATTTTGAAGAcacccgcgttcttgtgacacgtaaatactacgcttcctatgttttggtgcggactgcgttcacaccagagatgaaccgctccagagttcactaGCAAGCGGTcagagaccacctattttagcggaccagagtccggttgtttagttcacttcagaggtctcggactgtgtTCACATCAACCCAAACGAACCGCACCAAgtggctaaacgcaccagggttcgattcaaccggactatacaaggctggTGTGAATGTGACCTAAACTCATATAGGTTCATATTTCAGTCACTAGTCTGTCAAGCTCCTGAAGTTCGTAGACAACACCACCCTCATCGGACTCATCTCTGGTGGGGACGAGTCTGCCTACAGGTGGGAGATGGACCATCTGGTGACCTGGTGCAGGGACAACCACCTGGAGCTCAACGCCCTGAAGACAGTGGAGATGGTGGTAGACTTTAGGAAGAACGCAGCCCCATCCGCCCCCATCACTCTGTGTGACTCCCCAGTAACTGCTGTGGAGTCTTTCCACTTCCTGGGCACCATCATCGCCCAGGACCTCAAATGGGAGCAGGACATCTGCTCCCTCATCAaaaaagtacacttcagatgctcaagttccttgacatacttcacgctttgaaatttcaccgatatctgttatGGTTCTTCAACGAAacattcacatgtaagaggtttatctctcattcagaacaatgaaaatgctctcctctcactgattactgcacatcaccatggaaacctttgatctctggacatctcaaatataaacacctgtgtcatggaacatgatgatgtcataacatgACCAACTGAcacgctcagagcagcagacttcagataatggttaacacAGCTCTACAACAAATCTGATGTTACGTAATGTGGTGTTActatggcaacgcatccctcgccataaaacagcagcaaacttaagataatggttaatggtcctgccctcaacagctctacgtcaattatggggtgtcatcatatgccgtttccatggaaacgcatccctcgacataaaacacgatgtcgctgtaactccaatggacacggtccgatcgccccccaaacttcgcttgtatatcaccggtctatgcctcaacagctttacgccaaatctgagatctcaccataggctgttgccataaaacacgatgtcgctgtagctccaatggacacggtccggtcgtcccacaatcttcacctgtatatcacctctccatgcctcaacagctctacgtcaaatctgacatctcaccatatgccgtttccatggaaacgcatccctcgccataaaacacgatgttgtcgtaacgcctatgaaaagggtcaaaacagcaccaaacttcagataatggttaacggtccagccctcaacagctctacgtcaattatggggtttcatcatatgccgtttccatgggaacgcatccctcgccataaaagacgatgtcgctataactcctatgaaaatgttcaaaaagtgctcaaacttcacatgtgtgctaacagtccagccgtgaagacatatacgggacagttttgagatttcttcaattgccgttgccatggcaacacaatgctcgccatgaaacacggttttcacataacttcagtgaaaatgctccaaacggcccaaaacttcacaggtttggtaacgatgcaaccatcaatgcatctaagcgtattatgggatgtcatcaaatgcaacttttcagcataaagcattcccactatcaATTTCTttaggaattgcattctctagtcttatttcatatttcatagtttatattctataattcattacattctatttccatgtaaattacAGCTCTattttattgctatttaactATAATTTATTAcagtgtccttaaagattttttgttttatattaaatAACTGAGACATGTCTTTTTTTGTAGTATAGCACACATATAATGccattacattaaaaaaatactaAAGGCTTATAAACATTGGGGGAAAAGCCGGCTTCATGTGCATATTGAACACATTATTTCAACCTCTCCTATGCTCTGTGTTGTTACAGAACAGTTCAGTCAAAGTTTCACTGAAGTTTTATCAGATGACTCACAGCCGGGTCATTCATGGCTTCCCAGTGGCACTGAGGAGCGCAGGATTTCATATTTTTCTACAAGATCTTGTAAATGAGACatgttccccacactgctccctgggcgccgttcaaaatggcagcacactgctcctaacactaggatgggtcaaatgcagagaaataatttccccacgagggattaataaaagtccatcttatcttaaaacTATAAAATGTTTCAGATTCGATTAGTTTTTTTCTGAATGAAGTGTTGGTCACACATTAGACTGATGGACAATCTGAATGATGAATGCTACTATGTTTTGATTTCTTGTTGTTTAACAACATAAGGGTATTAAAGGTTTATGTCAGGATGTATCTACGAAACTCATTTCAAGCAGAGAGTTTTTGGTACCCTGTTATGTCGTTTGAGCCACAACAGTGAACATTAAAGtagtgaaagagagagagacacattaTATAAGTAGTTAAGAAAGAGAGGAAGTCAGAGCGAGTCATACATAACATCTGTATGAATAATAAAATAACAGAAAGCAGCCTCACCTGCTCCTGAGTCTCCCCCTCTGGAGGGGTGAAGTCTAGGAAGTTCTGCCCGGCTGCCTTGGCCATCTCTCTCAGGTCCTGCACCCGCCCCCCCTCCGCTGTCCCAAAGCTCTGGAAATAAGTTATTGACTGAATGACTAAAGTTTCTTCATAAAAATTATACATATCTTCAACAAATAATTGCCACTCACTTTCTCTTTAAGTAAAGGGTCCCACACAGCCTGCAGACCAAGACAACTGGTGTTGTGTTTCATAATTGTTTCAGCAGTCTGGAAGAAACAACACacaccaccatcatcatcattattATAAAAAGAGAAAAATGTGGTCTAAAATAGAGTGTAGAGCACTTTTTGCATCTAATCATACAGTAAATTGAATATATTCTACATTGTTTGATTCATTTAACTCTACCATCATTGCTTGCTGTAAAAGGAAAGCATATACCTGGCGGGCCCGCAACATGTCACTGACGAACACGTTGCTGAACAGGACGTGTTTCAGGTAGCAGCCTGCGGCCTCAGCCTGCTGCAGCCCGCTCTCTGACAGGGGGGCGTCGATGAGCTGACCTGCACGGGATAAAAGGGAAAGATTAAATAAAGACACAGAGAACAAAACAAGATAGTGCAGACATCTTCACTCGTACCTTGTAGCAGGCCTTCTTTGTTGTACTGTGTCTCCCCACTGCAGGAAATAAATGATTCATCATGTCAGAGTGTACAAGctaaaataataaagaattgtTAAAGAAGCTCGGGAAAGAGTGTCATAAATCTGTTTATGCCTTTTATGTCTCGCCTTTATTAGTCTTCTGCTCCTTCAGGCATAGGCCCTTAAACCTATTATGTTAGATATGCTCCTGTCTGTGGCAGTCTCTCCTAGACATCAATCATTTATGAAATATATGTGTTTTGATTTATTAGTCCTTTAGTCCataaaacatcataacaaatgtAAATCCTTTCACAATTTCCAGCAGCAATTAAAGATGTATATCTATTGTGTTATAACATTGAAAACACATAGATCGagggaaaaataaagaaaataccTTTTTTAATAATATACCATACCACATACAT
This region of Pseudochaenichthys georgianus chromosome 6, fPseGeo1.2, whole genome shotgun sequence genomic DNA includes:
- the LOC117448309 gene encoding fibroblast growth factor 23-like, which gives rise to MHLAFFSLILIAVRMSVPVDCSPRPRGPEQLIQRQQSNFPREAQDDTAGRFFLGTSGSIRKHIHRNFLVILPVRTDTSNFVSIFDLRRKRFLCMDSKGELYNSRQKDREDCLFQRIWLNLSNQRDVFYSTSGGRLLRLEAAELRGTHQEHPGPSPGLVEQLLGPLAKRHRRSEGVNPSDPLRSQPSHSATDHQDVDQVQPDQDQAGAVSKETITSCDDPLRVLQPNGPVSPVKTNIADRAEQE
- the tigara gene encoding probable fructose-2,6-bisphosphatase TIGAR A, whose product is MRYSSIVKLQQNMKALTFGLTLVRHGETQYNKEGLLQGQLIDAPLSESGLQQAEAAGCYLKHVLFSNVFVSDMLRARQTAETIMKHNTSCLGLQAVWDPLLKEKSFGTAEGGRVQDLREMAKAAGQNFLDFTPPEGETQEQVKERVKEFVEKMLQKIGAEHWQDRGVEETSPPVPAETSPVEGTADDGVRGVPVHALVVTHGALMRVALCFFVDELHCSVPPGSSKEHVFSLSPNTGLCRFIITVRKEEHTFKLSGIRCVFVHRGDHVQQ